One Miscanthus floridulus cultivar M001 chromosome 11, ASM1932011v1, whole genome shotgun sequence DNA window includes the following coding sequences:
- the LOC136494743 gene encoding uncharacterized protein, which produces MAEAAETAPGQQPARVATTTTASDVSASAWLQQVLVLLFPSNLAAKAALFALVVALLPLLPSGQAEAPRIWELPHLLLLGIIISYGVFGQKNADAEVAAAADAKLPVVVDDEVAAVEAYVSQMMQGSLVFEEQDGGGDDDGASKGGGGVQQAWSSQYLPDDPLVVVVDTSGSGTNSGNTVITDTGEKPLLLPVRKLKPAAAEESAPVATPAPAGDMMSDGGSIEEEEEEEEELLLAPKAGTGYDVVREHAIPSPSSVLDADLTLSPSSPPLLPPPPPPPPPPFLGRGRRSSLLKAKARSFNEFGALSSDRSPNASLGSHSHSGAGSKQFRSRSAVQATRSAFGRRYDPVVPIDDETDDETLGDEMDAASDSSFSSDLDDDDTIKEENSCEDNGVDEDDGDGYSCDEELFELAMRPGPEGETETEVEAEVDRKADEFIAKFREQIRMQRAEPARR; this is translated from the coding sequence ATGGCGGAGGCGGCCGAAACGGCTCCAGGGCAGCAGCCTGCTAGAGtagctacgacgacgacggccagCGACGTCTCCGCGTCCGCGTGGCTGCAGCAGGTGCTCGTGCTGCTGTTCCCGTCCAACCTGGCCGCGAAGGCGGCGCTGTTCGCGCTCGTGGTGgcgctgctgccgctgctgccgtcGGGGCAGGCGGAGGCGCCCAGGATCTGGGAGCTGCCGCACCTCCTCCTGCTCGGCATCATCATCTCCTACGGCGTCTTCGGCCAGAAGAACGCCGACGCCGaggtggccgcggcggcggacGCCAAGCTGCCCGTCGTCGTCGACgacgaggtggcggcggtggaggcctaCGTCTCGCAGATGATGCAGGGCTCGCTGGTCTTCGAGGAacaggacggcggcggcgacgatgaTGGCGCCAGcaagggtggcggcggcgtccagCAGGCGTGGAGCTCTCAGTACCTTCCAGACGACCCGCTCGTGGTCGTCGTGGACACTTCGGGGTCAGGGACCAACAGCGGCAACACCGTCATCACCGACACGGGCGAGAAACCACTCCTCCTGCCGGTGAGAAAACTGAAGCCAGCGGCGGCCGAGGAGTCGGCGCCGGTGGCGACACCAGCACCAGCAGGGGATATGATGAGCGACGGCGGCAgcattgaggaggaggaggaggaagaagaagagttaCTCCTAGCTCCCAAGGCGGGAACGGGATACGACGTCGTGCGCGAGCACGCCATCCCTTCGCCGTCCTCCGTCCTCGACGCCGACCTGACGCTCTCGCCGTCCTCGCCGCCTCTGCTcccgcctccccctcctccaccaccgccgccgtttcTCGGCCGCGGGCGACGCAGCAGCCTCCTGAAGGCCAAGGCGAGGAGCTTCAATGAATTCGGAGCACTTAGCAGCGACCGGAGCCCGAACGCAAGTTTGGGCTCGCACTCGCACAGCGGCGCGGGCAGCAAGCAGTTCCGGTCCAGATCCGCGGTGCAAGCGACGAGGAGCGCCTTCGGCCGCCGCTACGATCCTGTAGTGCCCATCGACGACGAAACAGACGACGAGACGTTGGGTGATGAGATGGATGCGGCGTCGGACAGCTCGTTCAGCAGTGATCTCGACGACGATGACACCATCAAGGAGGAAAATAGCTGCGAAGATAACGGGGTGGATGAGGACGACGGCGACGGCTACTCGTGCGACGAGGAGCTCTTTGAGCTGGCGATGAGGCCGGGACCGGAgggggagacggagacggaggtGGAGGCCGAGGTGGACAGGAAGGCCGACGAGTTCATAGCCAAGTTCAGGGAGCAGATTAGGATGCAGAGGGCCGAGCCGGCGAGGAGATGA